The following proteins come from a genomic window of Desmospora profundinema:
- a CDS encoding glycosyltransferase family 4 protein, translating into MKVVIPMSSLETGGGCRVLADIANALVARGHETEIILPQWSPIAYPVNAKVIRVPALKKDNIPYGDIVLANFYTTFQPAYEAWPKQCVRLCQGFEPDWLKGENREWALWTYKQKVPVISVSHWLDSRIHQLAGIRSTVVNLGVDPQVFQAGTGRQSPVQPAAASSQDKPAFPSLIKAWLRRSGFGGKNLWNHKQRKDSPWSEEGHSPQMFRTGIGQRQPVSHRTKVILYIARDPKVGYALKGYDDFVKAMYRLKKMDKGNFIVHMICTERELPLPGILHRTFRPADDQGMVDLYRSADVFVSTSWIEGFGLPPLEAMACGTPVVTTNSGGVMDFCRHLENAYVVPPQNPQAIAHGIVSVLSNTNVAERLVQGGKETARRLTKHAFEQKMVDALETIIQNRRAKHEIEGSP; encoded by the coding sequence TTGTGATTCCGATGAGCTCATTGGAGACCGGAGGAGGATGCCGTGTTCTAGCGGATATCGCTAATGCATTGGTTGCTAGGGGTCACGAGACGGAGATCATCCTCCCGCAGTGGTCTCCAATCGCCTATCCAGTCAACGCCAAGGTGATACGGGTGCCCGCCCTAAAAAAAGACAACATCCCCTATGGGGACATTGTCCTGGCCAATTTCTACACCACCTTTCAGCCGGCTTATGAGGCGTGGCCGAAGCAATGTGTCCGATTGTGTCAAGGATTCGAGCCAGACTGGCTTAAGGGAGAGAATCGGGAATGGGCATTGTGGACCTATAAACAAAAGGTACCCGTTATCAGTGTCTCCCATTGGCTGGATTCCCGGATTCACCAACTTGCAGGAATACGGTCGACTGTCGTCAATCTGGGAGTGGATCCACAGGTTTTTCAAGCGGGAACCGGACGGCAAAGCCCCGTCCAACCGGCAGCGGCTTCCTCGCAAGATAAACCCGCCTTTCCGTCACTTATTAAGGCGTGGCTAAGACGGTCCGGCTTCGGGGGCAAAAATCTCTGGAACCATAAACAGCGAAAGGATTCCCCCTGGTCGGAGGAGGGCCATTCACCGCAAATGTTCCGTACCGGAATCGGACAACGGCAACCTGTCAGTCATCGGACTAAAGTGATTCTCTACATCGCCCGGGATCCCAAGGTGGGGTATGCCCTGAAGGGATACGATGATTTCGTTAAAGCCATGTATCGATTGAAGAAAATGGATAAAGGGAATTTCATCGTCCACATGATCTGTACGGAAAGGGAGTTGCCTTTACCGGGGATTCTCCATCGGACATTCCGGCCGGCTGATGATCAGGGGATGGTGGACTTGTACCGGTCGGCCGATGTGTTCGTTTCCACTTCGTGGATCGAAGGGTTTGGGTTACCACCTTTGGAGGCGATGGCTTGTGGAACGCCCGTCGTCACCACCAATTCCGGCGGAGTGATGGATTTTTGCCGCCACCTGGAAAACGCCTATGTGGTACCACCCCAAAATCCCCAAGCTATTGCCCATGGCATCGTTTCTGTCTTGTCCAACACGAACGTGGCCGAGAGATTGGTCCAAGGAGGGAAAGAAACGGCAAGGCGGTTGACGAAACACGCTTTTGAACAAAAGATGGTGGACGCCCTGGAAACAATCATTCAAAATCGTCGGGCTAAACATGAGATTGAAGGGAGTCCCTAA
- a CDS encoding DUF2642 domain-containing protein: protein MFLFQRLRQFIGCQVEVMTAAGLTEGTLISVTPVTIVVQVAVDPGYPPVTVTINIFAISFIRITSC, encoded by the coding sequence TTGTTCCTATTTCAACGATTGAGACAGTTTATCGGTTGTCAAGTGGAAGTCATGACCGCGGCAGGACTGACGGAGGGTACACTGATTTCAGTAACTCCGGTTACCATTGTCGTGCAAGTGGCAGTCGACCCCGGATATCCGCCTGTGACGGTAACGATCAACATCTTTGCGATTTCGTTTATCCGCATTACGTCATGTTAG
- a CDS encoding glycosyltransferase family 2 protein, which produces MIGVIWRHDGSILQLRQMMHTNAHRWMDQERVPEIAVLMGSASGSPLPKNLGLAKGIREITVSGNHWGDAMNRALSRLSSCWVCSVSTNRVDPLVFTTALKELKQMIPFNPALTGIRVESKNGSLLYCWNRSRLQGQGGWPSKKDWPFPEAADHFRWSTLPSSEKKVLTLDVHSPRREESPWERQKQMWIDRFLAGLEQGRPLFPSPTGPPLVSFLLSVYNGAQTIPWALTSVLYQTIPDFELIVIDDGSTDGTAEEVRRFNDPRIRWLSRPVNRGKVHCLNEAWQEARGEWLFELDADDWLGPEALDWVVRSSRGLSEKVALLYGDRIYWHEESTGRFTCRHQRKGAPIQSLDQYLDDLAPIGPRIYRREAIRQIGGWPVDDYCNGRLYEDIRVVLKLLETHRIHYAPGFHYHVRLRADSVSHKNVHHFFAWKDWLLRQYSKNGS; this is translated from the coding sequence TTGATTGGGGTAATATGGCGTCATGACGGTTCAATTTTGCAACTTCGGCAGATGATGCACACGAATGCTCATCGGTGGATGGATCAGGAACGGGTTCCGGAGATCGCCGTCTTAATGGGGTCCGCCTCCGGATCTCCCCTCCCCAAGAACCTCGGACTGGCTAAAGGGATCCGGGAAATCACGGTTAGCGGCAACCATTGGGGAGACGCCATGAACCGCGCCCTCAGCCGGCTATCATCCTGCTGGGTCTGTTCCGTTTCAACCAATAGGGTGGATCCTCTCGTTTTCACAACCGCCTTGAAAGAGTTAAAACAGATGATACCATTCAACCCCGCTCTTACCGGGATTCGCGTAGAGAGTAAGAACGGGTCCCTTCTCTACTGTTGGAACCGATCCCGTTTACAGGGTCAAGGAGGGTGGCCGTCAAAAAAAGATTGGCCCTTCCCTGAGGCGGCGGATCATTTTCGTTGGTCCACTCTTCCTTCTTCCGAGAAAAAGGTGTTGACCCTTGACGTTCATTCTCCCCGCCGGGAGGAATCTCCTTGGGAACGGCAAAAACAAATGTGGATCGACCGCTTTTTGGCCGGGTTGGAACAGGGGCGCCCTCTCTTTCCATCGCCGACCGGACCACCATTGGTCTCCTTTCTGCTGTCCGTCTATAACGGGGCTCAAACGATCCCTTGGGCATTGACCTCTGTTCTCTACCAAACCATTCCCGACTTTGAACTAATTGTGATCGATGACGGGTCCACAGACGGGACAGCAGAAGAAGTCCGAAGGTTTAACGATCCCCGGATCCGCTGGTTGTCCCGCCCCGTTAATCGGGGTAAAGTTCATTGTCTTAACGAAGCCTGGCAAGAGGCGCGAGGAGAATGGTTGTTTGAGCTGGATGCGGATGACTGGCTGGGCCCCGAGGCACTTGATTGGGTGGTTCGCTCGTCTCGCGGGCTGTCGGAGAAAGTGGCTCTTCTTTACGGGGATCGTATTTACTGGCATGAAGAATCTACCGGCCGCTTCACCTGCCGACACCAAAGAAAAGGGGCCCCGATCCAATCCCTGGACCAATACTTGGACGATCTGGCCCCGATCGGACCGCGAATATACCGGCGGGAAGCCATCCGACAAATCGGCGGTTGGCCCGTGGATGACTATTGCAACGGCAGGTTATATGAAGATATCCGGGTGGTTTTAAAACTGCTGGAAACCCACCGGATCCATTATGCTCCCGGCTTTCATTACCATGTCCGCCTTCGGGCAGACAGCGTCTCCCACAAAAACGTCCATCACTTTTTCGCCTGGAAGGATTGGCTTCTTCGCCAATATTCCAAGAACGGGTCCTAA
- a CDS encoding septation ring formation regulator EzrA, with the protein MKLRPIIVLSFVILFIVFTTVQTGYAALKDERIVDGGDFFTAEEEQRLHELFDNQSIDFFLETIPGLNGRKIADYADDALKPLPTESVLILLAEEEREVYIWTVSEKIDEALVAHAGENPYEKIIESTFIPLAQEGDFIGGIEAVVKEVGEAVDEAASAPAPSPATTEERAVAADPEYHPAEAVLALMILTFPIWVVVGYQWYRIAKERRRFQQLCDEWKVFERSLYAPFNEVDDRVRLSKGKTAETWIEIRDRLGSLIEETKAYRGTLHYPIRPFKGKQINQMLMDIHFRVEEAKEDLADLESKINDLRETEKAVTADLQHERDRLDSVYKHLVSWQTEKGWPLSQLESRYEEAKTRLEQAESFDHSLDYLSAARNTEEAREQINQLLKETDTIKEREEAVDLLDETLRKSRSQVEEQVKRERLLLVDANPYEPLQSAESLISNIRQLFIQGDVAGFKKQYTAFLQLLENGQQEVDQLVKLRDETIKEVEKIRSSLPGQDKLDPSFHEQLDRLQQRFTASHWEDLPDRFERVKRASLQIEEQLFQVEGDLAHEVQQYHRAGNRMAEIKQLHRQVEQDYRDCFGRYDHLQEQSTRIQKTVRQAAEQVDRLIQKMNEERLSVESITHTMERIQEQLRFIESRWSQSPLDLNDLEHVEEQVRQDIDHVRQEVEKRLQQKKQVTADLNKLQQHFRNTERKLSGSFTANSYRRDFQRLVETVQTSMNRGLFDQAESDIRIGYDTIREMEREYRETQRQQQHHQPYTGGHHIRSGVSASLRNLSSGGGIASNKSKGGGLHRGGASKRSGSGKSAKPKGGGSSWGGSSKRSSSGRSSKPKGGGAKW; encoded by the coding sequence ATGAAGCTTCGACCGATCATCGTATTGTCTTTCGTGATATTATTCATTGTTTTTACTACCGTACAGACAGGTTATGCCGCGTTAAAAGATGAACGGATCGTGGATGGGGGGGATTTTTTTACTGCCGAGGAAGAACAGAGGCTGCATGAGTTGTTCGACAACCAGTCCATCGATTTTTTTCTTGAAACAATCCCCGGCTTAAACGGGCGCAAGATCGCCGATTATGCCGATGACGCTTTGAAGCCGCTGCCTACCGAATCAGTCCTGATCCTGCTTGCTGAAGAGGAACGGGAAGTGTACATATGGACCGTCAGCGAAAAAATCGATGAGGCGCTGGTGGCACATGCGGGGGAAAACCCTTATGAAAAAATCATAGAGTCCACCTTCATCCCGCTGGCGCAAGAGGGTGATTTCATCGGGGGCATCGAGGCGGTGGTGAAAGAGGTAGGGGAGGCGGTCGATGAAGCTGCTTCGGCACCTGCCCCCTCACCGGCGACAACAGAGGAAAGGGCGGTTGCCGCTGATCCGGAGTACCATCCAGCGGAGGCTGTCCTTGCCCTTATGATTCTTACCTTCCCGATCTGGGTTGTCGTCGGTTATCAATGGTACCGCATTGCCAAAGAGCGCCGCCGCTTCCAGCAGCTCTGTGATGAATGGAAAGTCTTTGAACGGTCCTTGTACGCCCCTTTTAATGAAGTGGACGACCGAGTGCGACTAAGCAAAGGAAAAACGGCGGAAACATGGATCGAAATCCGTGACCGGCTGGGATCTTTGATTGAAGAAACGAAAGCATATCGAGGTACCCTCCATTATCCCATTCGTCCGTTTAAAGGAAAGCAGATAAATCAGATGCTGATGGATATCCATTTCCGGGTTGAAGAGGCGAAAGAGGATTTAGCCGATCTAGAGTCGAAAATCAACGATTTGCGAGAAACGGAAAAGGCGGTTACCGCTGATTTACAACATGAAAGAGACCGGTTGGATTCTGTTTATAAACACTTGGTATCCTGGCAAACGGAAAAAGGGTGGCCGCTTTCACAGTTGGAAAGTCGTTACGAGGAAGCAAAAACCCGATTGGAACAGGCCGAGTCATTTGATCATTCACTTGATTATCTGTCAGCTGCCAGGAATACAGAAGAAGCGAGGGAACAAATCAATCAGCTGTTAAAAGAGACAGACACCATCAAGGAGCGGGAAGAAGCGGTTGATTTACTGGATGAAACATTGCGAAAGAGCCGGTCTCAAGTCGAAGAACAGGTGAAAAGAGAGCGGCTGCTACTCGTAGATGCCAATCCGTATGAACCGTTGCAATCAGCAGAAAGCCTGATATCGAATATCCGCCAATTGTTTATTCAAGGGGATGTGGCCGGATTTAAGAAACAGTATACCGCATTTTTGCAGCTCCTTGAAAATGGACAGCAAGAGGTGGACCAGTTGGTGAAGCTGCGGGATGAAACGATTAAAGAGGTGGAAAAAATTCGTTCATCCCTCCCGGGACAGGATAAACTGGATCCGTCTTTTCACGAGCAGCTCGATCGGTTGCAACAGCGGTTTACCGCCTCTCATTGGGAAGATCTCCCTGACCGATTTGAAAGGGTCAAGCGGGCGAGTCTTCAAATCGAAGAACAATTGTTTCAGGTGGAAGGCGATCTCGCCCATGAGGTACAGCAGTATCATCGCGCCGGAAATCGGATGGCGGAGATCAAGCAGCTGCACCGACAGGTTGAACAGGATTACAGAGACTGCTTCGGCCGATATGATCATCTGCAGGAACAGTCGACCCGCATACAAAAAACGGTGCGACAAGCGGCAGAACAAGTGGATCGACTCATCCAGAAGATGAACGAGGAACGCCTGTCCGTCGAATCCATCACCCATACGATGGAAAGAATTCAGGAACAGCTGCGTTTCATCGAAAGTCGATGGAGTCAATCCCCATTGGATCTGAATGATCTTGAACACGTCGAGGAACAGGTCAGGCAGGATATCGATCATGTGAGGCAGGAAGTGGAGAAGCGGTTGCAGCAAAAGAAACAAGTCACCGCAGATCTGAATAAATTGCAGCAGCACTTTCGCAATACGGAAAGGAAATTGTCCGGCAGCTTCACGGCAAATAGTTACCGTCGCGATTTTCAGCGGTTGGTGGAAACTGTCCAAACATCCATGAATCGTGGTTTGTTTGATCAAGCAGAGTCTGACATTCGTATCGGTTACGATACGATCAGAGAGATGGAGAGGGAGTATCGGGAAACCCAACGTCAGCAACAACATCATCAACCTTATACAGGCGGCCACCATATAAGGAGCGGGGTTTCCGCCTCTTTACGAAACCTCTCAAGCGGAGGTGGAATTGCCTCCAATAAGAGCAAGGGGGGCGGTTTGCACCGAGGGGGAGCCTCTAAACGTTCCGGTTCAGGAAAATCGGCGAAACCCAAAGGGGGCGGTTCGAGCTGGGGAGGATCCTCGAAGCGTTCCAGTTCGGGACGATCCTCCAAACCTAAAGGGGGCGGAGCAAAATGGTAA
- a CDS encoding PspA/IM30 family protein: protein MFRLFKRVRTLVSSELNAMLDKAEDPVKMLDQYLIDMGKDISEVEAAVASQVTNEKMLEKKLREAQAFVEKREQQALHALQSGDEDLARRVLEDKQKHQQQADSLHDSYEEARKLSQELRDKLREMKDEYQEMKMKKDALKARATSAKARTKVNRTLSDINHDSARQGFERMEEKVMKYEAEAETSEEMRGSNRSLDDELANLSTSNKVDDELEALKAKLNK, encoded by the coding sequence ATGTTTCGTTTGTTCAAACGTGTTCGAACACTGGTCTCATCCGAATTAAACGCGATGCTGGATAAGGCGGAAGACCCGGTAAAAATGTTGGATCAGTATCTGATCGATATGGGGAAAGACATATCGGAAGTGGAAGCGGCCGTGGCCAGTCAGGTTACCAACGAGAAAATGCTGGAGAAAAAGCTGCGGGAGGCTCAAGCGTTTGTTGAAAAACGGGAGCAGCAAGCCCTGCACGCACTCCAATCCGGCGATGAAGATTTGGCACGCAGGGTGTTGGAAGATAAGCAAAAGCATCAACAACAAGCGGATTCTTTGCACGATTCCTATGAAGAAGCCCGAAAATTGTCTCAAGAACTCCGTGATAAGTTGAGAGAAATGAAAGATGAATATCAAGAGATGAAAATGAAAAAAGACGCGCTAAAAGCACGGGCAACCAGTGCAAAAGCAAGAACGAAAGTGAATCGGACGCTTTCCGATATCAACCATGACAGTGCCCGTCAGGGTTTTGAGAGGATGGAAGAAAAGGTAATGAAATATGAAGCGGAAGCCGAAACTTCAGAGGAAATGCGCGGATCCAACCGCTCTCTGGACGACGAACTGGCCAATCTCTCCACTTCTAACAAAGTGGACGATGAGCTGGAAGCGTTAAAAGCAAAGCTAAACAAATAA
- a CDS encoding flavin monoamine oxidase family protein, with the protein MPLFTPPLLPPEEMVRIIRTGLPPSIRPQTVLIAGAGMAGLVSASLLKEAGHRVILLEASNRVGGRIYTIRTPFSDGLTFEAGAMRIPDIHYLVWEYIRKFRLPVNRFIITTPSDRIYVNGVLTRRRFYEQNPRILRFPLRPDEGDQTATQLFHSTVRQIVEGFYGRPGWQMELLRTLEPCSVQDVFQWPPFGRPLSQGAIDMIKVMLDTSGMMELSFLDVARFLLVLTDPTIRFYEISGGMDRLPAAFLPQLQEDLLLERKITGILPQKDQVTVEGVCTKTGERFHMTGDRLIVTLPFSVLRLVEVIPLTSFSYQKRKAIRELHYAAATKVGIEFTDRFWEENGERGGSTTTDLPIRFTFYPSDADPVDPAVITASYTWADESLTWTPLETPEATRVALRNMAAIYGPVVYEKYRRGISYNWSRSPYAAGGFSIFKPGQEAELSHAISAPEGRVHFAGEHTSQARMWIEGAIQSGIRVAKEVHDCNQ; encoded by the coding sequence ATGCCTCTTTTTACCCCTCCACTGTTACCGCCTGAGGAGATGGTTCGGATCATTCGAACCGGCCTTCCCCCATCCATCCGTCCTCAGACCGTCCTAATCGCCGGTGCTGGGATGGCAGGGCTGGTTTCCGCCTCCTTGCTGAAGGAAGCCGGTCATCGCGTTATCCTTCTCGAGGCATCTAATCGAGTGGGGGGACGGATCTATACGATACGCACTCCTTTTTCCGATGGTCTCACCTTTGAGGCGGGGGCGATGCGGATCCCGGACATTCACTATCTAGTTTGGGAATATATCAGGAAGTTCCGCTTGCCTGTCAACCGTTTTATCATCACGACCCCATCGGATCGAATCTATGTGAACGGCGTGTTAACCCGTCGAAGGTTCTACGAGCAAAATCCCCGGATCCTTCGATTTCCCCTGCGTCCAGATGAGGGGGATCAAACCGCTACCCAGTTGTTCCATTCCACGGTGCGACAGATTGTGGAAGGATTTTACGGAAGGCCCGGCTGGCAGATGGAACTGCTGCGAACGCTGGAGCCGTGTTCGGTCCAGGATGTCTTTCAATGGCCTCCTTTTGGGAGACCCTTGTCCCAAGGGGCAATCGATATGATCAAGGTGATGTTGGATACAAGCGGTATGATGGAGCTCTCCTTTTTAGATGTGGCACGTTTCCTATTGGTCCTAACCGATCCAACCATCCGTTTCTATGAAATCTCAGGAGGAATGGATCGCTTGCCTGCCGCTTTCCTGCCGCAGTTGCAAGAGGATCTTTTGTTGGAACGAAAGATTACAGGCATTCTCCCGCAGAAAGACCAGGTAACTGTCGAAGGGGTTTGCACGAAAACGGGGGAGCGTTTTCACATGACGGGGGACCGTCTGATCGTTACGCTTCCGTTTTCGGTGCTCCGCCTGGTGGAAGTGATCCCGCTTACGTCTTTCTCCTATCAAAAACGAAAAGCGATTCGAGAACTCCACTATGCGGCTGCAACCAAAGTGGGGATAGAATTCACCGATCGTTTCTGGGAGGAAAATGGAGAGAGGGGAGGCAGTACCACAACGGATTTGCCGATCCGTTTCACTTTCTATCCCAGCGATGCCGACCCTGTCGATCCGGCAGTCATTACGGCCAGCTATACGTGGGCGGACGAATCCCTGACCTGGACCCCTCTGGAAACCCCGGAAGCCACTCGGGTGGCATTGCGAAATATGGCTGCGATTTATGGGCCTGTGGTATACGAAAAATATCGGCGAGGAATTTCCTACAACTGGTCTCGGTCTCCTTACGCTGCTGGAGGATTCTCTATTTTTAAGCCCGGACAGGAAGCGGAATTGTCCCATGCGATCTCCGCTCCTGAAGGGAGGGTCCATTTCGCCGGTGAGCACACTTCCCAAGCACGTATGTGGATTGAGGGGGCGATCCAGTCGGGAATCCGGGTCGCAAAGGAGGTCCATGACTGCAATCAGTAA
- a CDS encoding spore germination protein, whose amino-acid sequence MDFFKKIFRSHSRSQHNPDVESHEEVRMVSSSVEDNLAYIRESLFHTEDLKTRQLSYHGRSGALVYLNTMADFAKIQDGILKPMALNEGKKPLEEVIASPQVETEEELDPAVEQLLHGHIILLFEGLKECYVAQAHAIHRRPVSEPDTEKVLRGPHEGFVENLLVNLHLVRKRLDNQQLKVRYFTVGRKNKAKLAVLYIHDLANPEVVEEVEQRLQFIRADSVLSPGYVQEYLEGKVYSPFPQMLSTERPDRVMGNIMEGRVAIIMEGSPTALIVPVTFTAFYQSTDDYSMRPIIGSFFRLIRFISFFISILLPSFYIAVVSFHYEVIPSELVFPMKSSVEIVPFPPILEALLLEITVELIREGGIRLPSPVGQTIGIVGGLVIGESAVRAGLVSNTMVIVVALTAIASFVVPTNEMGASIRILRFPMMLLASLFGFLGIMFGSLLLLIHLTRLESFGTPFFAPAIPLRLRDMKDTIIRLAMWQLNERPADAKPQKWRQEHHSRGWKRDDPEEN is encoded by the coding sequence ATGGACTTTTTCAAGAAGATCTTTCGCAGCCATTCCCGTTCCCAACACAATCCGGACGTAGAGAGCCATGAAGAAGTGCGGATGGTTTCCTCTTCTGTCGAAGACAACTTGGCCTATATCCGGGAATCCCTATTCCACACGGAGGATCTGAAAACCCGCCAACTCTCCTATCACGGACGCAGCGGCGCATTGGTCTATCTGAACACAATGGCGGACTTTGCCAAGATTCAGGACGGAATTCTCAAACCGATGGCGTTGAACGAGGGAAAAAAGCCCCTGGAGGAAGTGATCGCCTCCCCTCAAGTGGAGACGGAGGAAGAATTGGACCCTGCCGTGGAACAGTTGCTCCACGGTCATATCATTCTCTTGTTCGAAGGATTGAAGGAATGCTATGTCGCTCAGGCCCATGCCATCCATCGGCGGCCGGTATCCGAACCGGACACTGAAAAGGTACTGCGGGGTCCTCACGAAGGATTTGTGGAGAATCTGCTGGTCAATCTTCACTTGGTTCGCAAACGGCTGGACAATCAACAGCTGAAAGTTCGCTATTTTACGGTGGGGAGAAAAAACAAAGCCAAGTTGGCCGTTCTGTATATACATGATTTAGCAAACCCCGAAGTGGTGGAAGAGGTGGAACAACGACTGCAATTCATCCGGGCCGATTCGGTTCTGTCTCCCGGTTATGTACAGGAATACCTGGAGGGGAAGGTGTACTCGCCTTTTCCCCAGATGTTGAGCACCGAGCGGCCGGATCGGGTGATGGGAAATATCATGGAAGGCCGCGTCGCCATCATAATGGAGGGAAGCCCCACGGCTTTGATTGTCCCTGTTACGTTCACCGCTTTTTATCAGTCGACGGACGATTACAGCATGAGACCCATTATCGGATCATTTTTTCGCTTGATCCGTTTTATCAGTTTTTTCATCTCCATTTTACTGCCCTCGTTTTATATTGCAGTCGTCTCTTTTCACTATGAAGTGATTCCTTCGGAGCTGGTTTTTCCCATGAAGAGCAGTGTGGAGATCGTTCCTTTTCCCCCCATATTGGAGGCGCTCCTGTTGGAGATTACCGTCGAGCTGATCCGGGAAGGCGGGATTCGTCTGCCTAGTCCCGTCGGTCAAACCATCGGGATCGTCGGGGGTTTGGTGATCGGGGAGTCGGCGGTACGGGCCGGGCTCGTATCCAATACGATGGTGATCGTCGTGGCGTTGACCGCCATCGCCTCGTTCGTGGTTCCAACCAACGAGATGGGGGCATCGATTCGAATTCTGCGCTTTCCCATGATGTTGTTGGCCTCCTTGTTCGGTTTTCTGGGAATCATGTTCGGTTCGTTGCTGCTATTGATTCACTTAACCCGGCTGGAGTCTTTCGGGACACCCTTTTTCGCCCCGGCCATCCCTTTGCGGCTGCGAGATATGAAAGATACGATCATCCGTCTGGCGATGTGGCAGTTAAATGAGCGGCCTGCAGACGCCAAACCGCAGAAATGGAGGCAGGAACACCATTCAAGGGGCTGGAAACGAGATGACCCAGAAGAAAATTAG
- a CDS encoding GerAB/ArcD/ProY family transporter, translating into MTQKKISITPTQFMLIVLQTQVGAGIIGLPFGVHAEAKGDSWLAVLIAGVITQLLILLIWTLNKRFPSQSIYEFLPKLLGKWLGKLLILGYSLFFVMLSSTVMIRYFGVVHIWMLPETPRWVINGLLFAAAVYLGISNLRQIARLYVFASGVVAIHILIATLTYFDPFTTTNIDYILPLGQIAGPINLLKGANQSFFAMTGFETMLVLYPFVEGSPAAKLKAASLANLWTTLIYVFITFTALVVFSPVEMGLIPEPVIYMLKAFRFQLVERPDLYFISLWVVSIFTSMFSFLYLAILGITRFFNHHVHRKWVLWVVLLGYAITFIPFGHLDVENLSEVVDILSYIFIVGIPPILLILSYLFGKQGEKGEVR; encoded by the coding sequence ATGACCCAGAAGAAAATTAGCATCACCCCAACGCAATTTATGCTTATCGTTCTCCAGACCCAGGTGGGCGCAGGGATTATCGGTCTCCCGTTTGGTGTACATGCGGAAGCGAAGGGAGACAGTTGGCTTGCCGTCCTGATCGCAGGAGTGATCACCCAGCTGCTGATTCTATTGATCTGGACCCTGAATAAGCGTTTTCCTTCCCAATCTATCTATGAGTTTCTTCCTAAGCTGCTGGGGAAGTGGCTGGGGAAACTCTTGATTTTGGGATATAGTCTGTTTTTTGTGATGCTCTCCTCTACGGTCATGATCCGCTACTTCGGTGTCGTCCATATCTGGATGCTCCCGGAAACGCCGCGCTGGGTCATCAACGGTCTTTTGTTCGCCGCCGCCGTCTACCTAGGGATTTCCAACTTGAGACAAATCGCCCGCCTGTATGTGTTTGCTTCTGGAGTGGTGGCCATTCATATTCTGATCGCAACGCTCACCTACTTTGACCCTTTTACCACGACGAACATCGACTACATCCTTCCTTTGGGGCAGATCGCCGGTCCGATCAACCTATTGAAAGGGGCGAACCAGAGCTTTTTCGCGATGACGGGATTTGAGACGATGTTAGTGCTTTATCCCTTTGTAGAGGGGAGTCCTGCCGCTAAGTTGAAAGCGGCCTCTCTGGCCAATTTATGGACGACCCTTATCTATGTATTTATCACCTTTACCGCCCTTGTGGTATTCAGCCCGGTGGAAATGGGGTTGATTCCTGAGCCGGTCATCTATATGTTGAAAGCCTTTCGGTTTCAGTTGGTGGAACGGCCGGACCTGTATTTTATCTCTCTTTGGGTGGTGTCCATCTTTACTTCGATGTTCAGCTTTCTCTATCTGGCGATACTGGGGATCACCCGGTTCTTTAATCATCATGTTCACCGAAAGTGGGTACTCTGGGTGGTGCTGCTCGGCTATGCGATCACCTTTATTCCTTTCGGTCATTTGGATGTAGAAAACCTTAGCGAGGTCGTCGACATCTTGTCCTATATTTTCATCGTAGGAATTCCGCCCATTTTGCTGATTCTCTCCTATCTGTTCGGCAAACAGGGAGAAAAGGGGGAAGTGAGATGA